In Thioalkalivibrio paradoxus ARh 1, the following are encoded in one genomic region:
- a CDS encoding type II toxin-antitoxin system VapC family toxin, whose amino-acid sequence MRYLDTSILVAALTREPRTEDMQDWLARQDADSLRVSDWVLTEFSAALSMKVRMAILTPGERATVLGAFAALRESSLSTLSVSSMDYRTAAHFADAHTSGLRAGDALHLAIAYNHGLNLCSLDKTLVAAAEPLGVNATLL is encoded by the coding sequence ATGCGCTATTTGGACACCAGCATTCTGGTCGCAGCTCTCACCCGAGAGCCTCGCACCGAGGATATGCAGGATTGGCTGGCGCGACAGGACGCGGATTCGCTGCGCGTCAGTGATTGGGTACTGACCGAGTTCTCCGCCGCCCTGTCCATGAAGGTCCGCATGGCGATCCTAACACCCGGTGAAAGGGCGACCGTGCTTGGTGCATTTGCGGCGTTACGGGAATCATCTCTCTCGACGCTGTCGGTCTCATCCATGGACTACCGCACCGCTGCCCATTTCGCCGACGCCCATACCTCCGGGCTGCGCGCTGGCGACGCCCTTCACCTGGCAATTGCGTACAACCACGGCCTGAACCTTTGCTCTCTCGACAAGACGCTCGTGGCTGCAGCAGAACCCTTGGGCGTCAACGCCACCCTGTTGTAA
- a CDS encoding type II toxin-antitoxin system Phd/YefM family antitoxin → MPESTISLANAKAHLSELAERAAAGESILITKRGKAVVRLSSVAAPKKPIDATALRAVTDAQRNFTDETFLRRMREDARY, encoded by the coding sequence ATGCCAGAGTCGACGATCAGTCTCGCCAACGCCAAGGCCCACTTGAGCGAGCTTGCCGAGCGGGCCGCTGCAGGTGAATCCATCCTGATCACCAAGCGGGGCAAGGCCGTGGTGCGCCTTTCCAGCGTCGCCGCACCGAAAAAGCCCATTGACGCAACCGCCCTCCGCGCCGTTACGGATGCCCAGCGCAACTTCACGGATGAGACCTTCCTCCGGCGTATGCGCGAGGACGCCCGCTACTGA
- a CDS encoding type IV pilus modification PilV family protein, which yields MNTRLFGRIRGITLMEALIALVVVSLGLLALARFYGDLISSTGESKARTEAVQFAASRAEQIRTQALGTIQCDALKASFEGTEEPVVFANASIERKTEIKKLSEDHYQVQVTASWVDAKNASHSVDVTTEVVCDHPTLSAAIAEGGLPGGGMIAGPSGRAEQVVGRSYGPDTDVGDMNVNPDGIGDGTRTHTGASGATELIDQATGDVLLEIKDGTAFSTIEGRVFIKGASPDPDVVRMIVSAEGYCTTTIPAENVFAVGNVPPDSNIKYQFLWYRCYVGGDWHGNIDIYRTDGIGQNDEFCVGDPEAEVTSQDTSRHPQLGRLRTYRGFEDIGEIDADGEPVYYSVGILSGEVLGSHDFLVVRITGQPDDSDCYAQLRAYPDPYDAEHGLFVGNQGKRFCLTEGRGSSYACPPIWPVGSPPVESEEITIAGDIIHGELDLGATKVVADNGQCVIENSAYSCVIRFTGVSWSGYVRINTNHIAEPLYYEFEGLSDDSAGNDFTLSEAPPVQNTKISGIIERSSTQGQTDVTGVSIEEASCASFEQVDTFTYKYTCFTSEWTDSWAGIMTLAMGNQNAICETQAEPAVVTGHTSSTVSLANVNVSEVTLNIAVHRTAGQGDPCPDLTD from the coding sequence ATGAACACCCGACTTTTCGGCAGGATCCGTGGCATAACCCTGATGGAGGCATTGATCGCGCTCGTGGTCGTGTCGCTGGGGTTGCTGGCACTGGCGCGATTCTATGGCGACCTGATTTCGAGCACCGGAGAATCGAAGGCACGCACAGAAGCCGTGCAATTCGCCGCTTCCCGCGCGGAGCAGATTCGCACGCAGGCACTGGGCACGATCCAGTGCGACGCTCTCAAGGCCAGCTTTGAGGGCACCGAGGAGCCCGTAGTTTTCGCCAACGCGTCCATCGAGCGAAAAACCGAGATCAAAAAACTAAGCGAAGACCACTACCAAGTACAGGTCACCGCAAGCTGGGTGGATGCCAAGAACGCCTCGCACTCGGTGGACGTAACGACCGAAGTCGTCTGCGACCATCCGACCCTCAGCGCCGCCATTGCCGAGGGTGGCCTCCCCGGGGGCGGCATGATCGCGGGGCCGTCGGGCAGAGCGGAACAAGTCGTGGGCCGAAGCTACGGCCCTGATACCGACGTGGGCGACATGAACGTGAACCCGGATGGAATCGGGGACGGAACGAGAACCCATACGGGCGCGTCGGGCGCAACGGAACTGATCGATCAGGCCACGGGTGACGTGTTGCTTGAGATCAAGGATGGAACGGCCTTTTCGACGATCGAGGGACGCGTTTTCATAAAGGGAGCATCCCCGGACCCCGACGTGGTACGCATGATCGTGTCCGCGGAAGGCTATTGCACAACGACCATCCCGGCCGAAAACGTCTTCGCCGTCGGCAACGTCCCACCGGACAGCAACATCAAGTATCAATTCCTCTGGTATCGCTGTTATGTCGGCGGTGACTGGCACGGCAACATTGACATCTATCGAACGGACGGCATTGGTCAGAACGACGAATTCTGCGTTGGCGACCCCGAAGCAGAGGTCACCTCTCAAGACACCAGCCGCCACCCGCAGCTGGGCCGCCTCCGCACATATAGGGGGTTCGAGGACATCGGGGAAATCGATGCAGACGGTGAGCCGGTATACTACTCCGTTGGCATTCTCAGCGGCGAAGTTCTGGGTTCCCACGATTTCTTGGTAGTTAGGATTACTGGCCAGCCGGACGATTCGGATTGCTATGCACAGCTGCGGGCGTATCCCGATCCCTATGACGCAGAGCACGGCCTATTCGTCGGCAACCAGGGCAAGCGCTTCTGCCTGACCGAGGGCCGAGGCTCGTCGTATGCCTGCCCCCCGATCTGGCCCGTGGGTTCGCCCCCGGTCGAGAGCGAGGAGATCACGATCGCCGGCGACATTATCCATGGGGAGCTCGACCTTGGAGCGACCAAGGTAGTGGCTGACAACGGCCAATGCGTGATCGAGAACAGCGCCTATTCCTGCGTGATCCGGTTTACCGGCGTCTCCTGGTCGGGGTACGTACGCATCAACACCAACCACATCGCAGAGCCCTTATATTATGAGTTCGAGGGCCTGAGCGATGATTCGGCCGGGAACGATTTCACACTGTCGGAGGCACCTCCGGTCCAGAACACGAAGATCAGTGGCATCATCGAGCGCAGCTCGACTCAAGGCCAAACCGATGTGACCGGCGTGTCGATCGAGGAGGCCTCGTGCGCGAGTTTCGAGCAAGTAGACACCTTCACCTACAAGTACACGTGCTTCACCTCAGAGTGGACGGACAGCTGGGCAGGGATCATGACACTGGCCATGGGAAATCAAAATGCCATTTGTGAAACTCAAGCCGAGCCAGCGGTGGTTACTGGCCACACATCGTCGACCGTGTCGCTGGCCAACGTGAACGTCAGCGAGGTAACTCTGAACATCGCGGTGCATCGTACGGCAGGACAGGGTGACCCCTGCCCTGACTTGACCGACTAA
- a CDS encoding pilus assembly PilX family protein: protein MRRTSLPPPLRARSTGAAALLVAVFILLTVTVMVVFTANTAFMEQRMAANEVRAKQAAAAAQTALETAVAYLQQGGNDPSALPCDPDVGEDQPPYRCRFWAPAMDHPETDVASDPGAERPPPCPAHWDAAPFNHTDFTPGDTRHVLIYACGWSDDLSARSLAKMEVLAGPSLGGQPNAPFVSRGSANTYGNARVYNLFHDLTIWSGGALEVAGNPGNTFTRNPEFNPSDGREPDLENLPAQCGSQQANDPEREYICRTSMHMGTGGDVIPDDPTLGSLTPEQFFEYFMGLPKDEYKADIATELSKDDVDKLPEMGGQVVWIDGEGGAVSLSDDIGTRENPLVLVIDGDLRSTGNIQFFGVLYVTGNLSQVHGTPMFFGSMIIEGVTESFSGNPSIIYDPLALAGAGSQGRRVGMYGTWRDWSLPDADNSGT from the coding sequence ATGCGTAGAACCAGCCTCCCGCCCCCGCTCCGCGCTCGCTCGACAGGCGCGGCAGCCCTGCTGGTTGCAGTCTTCATTCTGCTCACCGTGACGGTGATGGTGGTATTCACCGCCAACACCGCGTTCATGGAGCAGCGCATGGCTGCCAACGAAGTCCGGGCGAAACAAGCGGCCGCCGCGGCACAGACAGCTCTGGAGACTGCAGTTGCCTATCTGCAGCAGGGAGGCAACGATCCTTCCGCCCTTCCCTGCGATCCCGATGTCGGCGAGGATCAGCCCCCGTACCGGTGCCGCTTCTGGGCACCCGCAATGGACCACCCCGAAACCGATGTCGCCAGCGACCCAGGCGCCGAGCGCCCACCGCCGTGTCCCGCGCATTGGGATGCCGCCCCGTTCAACCATACGGATTTCACCCCGGGCGATACCCGCCACGTTCTCATTTATGCCTGTGGCTGGAGTGACGACCTGTCCGCCCGGAGCCTGGCTAAAATGGAGGTGCTGGCAGGGCCTTCCCTGGGCGGTCAGCCAAACGCACCATTCGTGTCCCGTGGCTCCGCCAATACCTATGGAAATGCCCGGGTTTACAATCTGTTCCACGATCTCACCATCTGGTCGGGCGGCGCCCTCGAGGTTGCCGGCAACCCGGGCAACACCTTCACCCGCAACCCCGAATTCAATCCATCGGATGGCCGCGAACCCGATCTCGAGAACCTTCCTGCACAATGTGGATCACAGCAAGCCAACGATCCTGAACGGGAATACATTTGCCGAACCAGCATGCACATGGGCACTGGCGGTGATGTGATTCCAGACGACCCCACGCTGGGTTCGTTGACTCCGGAACAGTTCTTCGAGTACTTCATGGGCCTGCCAAAGGACGAGTACAAGGCCGACATCGCCACCGAGCTCAGCAAGGACGATGTGGACAAACTTCCGGAGATGGGCGGCCAGGTCGTCTGGATCGATGGTGAAGGTGGCGCAGTCAGCCTGTCAGACGATATCGGCACCCGAGAAAACCCCCTGGTGCTCGTGATCGATGGAGACCTGCGCTCCACCGGGAACATTCAGTTTTTCGGCGTGCTGTACGTCACTGGAAACCTGAGCCAGGTCCACGGTACTCCAATGTTTTTCGGGTCGATGATCATCGAGGGCGTGACCGAATCGTTCTCCGGCAACCCATCCATTATTTACGATCCCCTCGCATTGGCCGGCGCCGGCAGCCAGGGTCGGCGGGTTGGGATGTATGGCACATGGCGCGACTGGAGTCTCCCGGACGCGGACAATTCCGGTACGTAG
- a CDS encoding PilW family protein yields MTMSPGTIRNQPHPPVAASGTAHARAHAAQRGFTLVELMVGIVVGLIVIAGVLAIFLVTLTGSNHTVREARLNQELRVAMDFIVNDLKRAGFWGHAGRIRVGSDAMPDNPNPFTNRDSTAGGIRDVNILSDRTCIMFSYEPTFEAMDPPPPPWRWTTADEYFLTDSDSPWVYGYRLSNDEIQMLDDTTVKQTTTCPGNANWISLTDRDVVAVDDLRFSTTGSRCFNATAVDADDNHHEWSITTADSVTPACIDSVASGYEVNDGDILAESRRINVLIEGHHVTDPDATLELVESVKIRNNRIYRHRDP; encoded by the coding sequence ATGACCATGTCACCAGGAACGATCAGGAACCAGCCCCATCCACCCGTAGCAGCCAGCGGAACCGCTCACGCTCGAGCACACGCGGCGCAACGTGGCTTCACGCTTGTCGAACTAATGGTTGGGATCGTCGTCGGCTTGATCGTGATTGCCGGCGTACTGGCGATATTCCTCGTTACGCTGACGGGAAGCAACCACACCGTTCGTGAAGCTCGCCTGAACCAGGAACTGCGGGTCGCGATGGATTTCATCGTAAATGACTTGAAACGGGCCGGGTTCTGGGGCCATGCGGGCCGCATCAGGGTCGGCTCGGACGCGATGCCGGACAACCCAAACCCATTCACGAACCGCGACTCAACCGCCGGCGGCATCCGCGACGTGAACATCCTGAGCGATCGCACCTGCATCATGTTCAGTTACGAACCGACTTTCGAAGCGATGGATCCGCCTCCGCCCCCTTGGCGCTGGACAACCGCGGACGAATACTTTCTGACCGACTCCGACTCGCCCTGGGTCTACGGGTACCGGCTCTCGAATGACGAGATCCAGATGCTGGATGACACCACCGTCAAGCAAACCACTACCTGCCCCGGAAACGCGAACTGGATCTCCCTGACGGACCGCGATGTCGTGGCGGTCGACGACCTGCGCTTCTCCACCACTGGCTCTCGTTGCTTCAACGCCACAGCGGTCGACGCCGACGACAACCATCATGAATGGAGCATCACCACGGCTGATTCGGTAACGCCTGCGTGCATCGATTCGGTCGCCAGCGGATACGAAGTCAACGATGGCGACATTCTGGCGGAAAGCCGGCGGATCAATGTGCTCATCGAAGGACATCATGTCACGGACCCTGACGCCACACTCGAACTGGTCGAGTCGGTCAAGATCCGCAACAACCGGATCTACCGTCATCGAGACCCCTGA
- a CDS encoding pilus assembly FimT family protein, translating to MITIAVLVILITLAAPALNSLLENRRLAGAAQGIYEQIQYARTEAIKQSRDMFVVVDRGDADGLGWCLGITTDPAGCDCQSAAISLPVEDDDSCWLIAAVDDDDGTPFRSVKRIASDQFPSIQLLINNDPEVETARIQFNYVRGTVTAGENTTLRVESPRGRTRTATVNRLGRIQTE from the coding sequence ATGATCACCATCGCGGTGCTGGTGATCCTGATCACGCTTGCCGCGCCAGCGCTCAACAGCCTGCTCGAAAACCGGCGTCTGGCCGGGGCGGCACAGGGTATCTACGAACAGATTCAGTACGCTCGCACCGAGGCCATCAAGCAATCTCGCGACATGTTCGTGGTGGTCGATCGCGGCGACGCGGACGGACTTGGCTGGTGCCTCGGGATCACCACGGACCCGGCCGGCTGCGACTGCCAGAGCGCCGCAATCAGCCTACCTGTCGAAGACGACGATTCGTGCTGGCTGATTGCGGCGGTGGATGACGACGACGGAACACCGTTCAGGAGTGTGAAGCGAATCGCCAGCGACCAGTTCCCCTCCATCCAGCTACTGATCAACAACGATCCCGAAGTCGAAACCGCACGCATCCAGTTCAACTACGTGCGCGGCACCGTGACCGCCGGCGAGAATACGACACTCAGAGTCGAATCCCCGCGCGGCCGTACCCGCACTGCTACCGTCAACCGGCTCGGCCGAATCCAAACCGAGTAG